In Erythrolamprus reginae isolate rEryReg1 chromosome 10, rEryReg1.hap1, whole genome shotgun sequence, one DNA window encodes the following:
- the RNF215 gene encoding RING finger protein 215 translates to MAVPGLLAWLLGGLLAAAAEAAASSSSSSSSSSSAAQVEVTLRGGGGGGSEPGRGCRCTLQGALLGRAGLELQAAAAVRGSLVLVNDTEPRLGDEDTWIGVVPVEEGQAETPKRHKEESFASTVVDKMKRALVLGASALLILALNQNRIRELDVSQVLSKPVVIVQTSENVTKLLGALLRGLQATAKITYQGGLLENMGVTLTLWSTCGLSRGGMYAEWQGVICTGENSSKVQKYLQQLWNAILLIALILCTGVIVQAQRQSRHSQLDQDSELDLKQHIAQKLLALKTRRYHPGRGPHSWAHEIDSCAICLDQFQKNQWLRVLPCLHEFHRDCVDPWLLLQQTCPLCKHNVLGNCY, encoded by the exons atggCGGTTCCGGGGCTGCTGGCGTGGCTGCTGGGCGGGCTGTTGGCGGCGGCGGCCGAGGctgctgcttcctcctcctcctcctcttcttcttcttcctcggcGGCGCAGGTGGAGGTGACGctgcgcggcggcggcggcggagggagCGAGCCCGGCCGGGGCTGCCGCTGCACCTTGCAAGGGGCGctgctgggccgggccggcttgGAGCTGCAGGCGGCGGCGGCTGTGCGGGGCAGCCTGGTGCTG GTGAATGACACGGAGCCCAGGCTGGGGGATGAGGACACCTGGATTGGAGTGGTTCCGGTGGAGGAGGGACAAGCCGAGACCCCCAAACGCCACAAAGAGGAGTCCTTTGCCAGCACCGTGGTTGACAAG ATGAAACGGGCCCTTGTGTTGGGGGCTTCAGCCCTGCTCATCCTTGCCTTGAACCAGAACAGAATCCGAGAG CTGGACGTCTCCCAGGTCCTTTCAAAGCCCGTGGTGATTGTTCAGACTTCAGAAAATGTGACCAAACTCCTCGGGGCTCTGCTGCG aggTCTTCAGGCCACAGCGAAGATCACATACCAAGGGGGGCTACTGGAGAACATG ggGGTGACCCTAACCCTCTGGTCCACCTGCGGCCTCTCGCGGGGGGGCATGTATGCCGAGTGGCAGGGCGTGATCTGTACCGGCGAAAACAGCTCAAAGGTCCAG AAATACCTCCAGCAGCTGTGGAACGCCATCCTGCTCATCGCGTTGATCCTGTGCACAGGTGTGATTGTGCAGGCACAACGACAGTCGCGGCACAGTCAGCTGGACCAGGACTCTGAG CTGGATCTCAAGCAACACATAGCCCAGAAGCTGCTGGCCTTGAAAACCCGGCGTTACCATCCGGGCAGGGGACCCCACAGCTGGGCGCACGAGATCGACAGCTGCGCCATCTGCCTGGACCAATTTCAGAAAAACCAG TGGCTCCGGGTGTTACCCTGCCTGCACGAATTCCATCGGGACTGCGTAGACCCCTGGCTTCTCTTGCAACAGACTTGCCCCCTCTGTAAACACAACGTTCTCG GAAACTGTTACTGA